One segment of Methanoculleus taiwanensis DNA contains the following:
- a CDS encoding metal ABC transporter substrate-binding protein — protein MRSIPIFTAVLLALLLAVPVSADLTVVSTTAVLAEPLQYIGGEKVEVMYISDPTLCPHLQQDVINNRIQLNRDFIRDADLLVAHNTSVDQAYVMPFVDDFMAANEYGSVQWTTPGDPTMTWNTPEKANTLVAIVKDWLVAADPDNRTYYEDRYASYVTLIEAADLTDDERQAISGQDVITIVWQRDAVENWLGLNVVNIYAPEHYQGGKYTAAKLVDDINANPEKYANVTYIIENMQSGELGKGVEEALNDKGIPVQRVVFTNFPKSVPGVETIPDVIVYNKGLVMMQTPATTPAPEAPVGILAVLGAVAIGLLLISRRD, from the coding sequence ATGCGCAGCATACCCATTTTTACCGCAGTTCTCCTCGCGCTGCTTCTCGCAGTGCCGGTCTCTGCGGATCTGACGGTGGTTTCCACCACGGCCGTCCTCGCCGAGCCGCTCCAGTATATCGGCGGGGAGAAGGTCGAAGTAATGTACATCTCCGACCCGACGCTCTGCCCGCACCTGCAGCAGGACGTTATCAACAACCGGATCCAGCTCAACCGGGATTTCATCAGGGATGCCGATCTCCTCGTCGCCCATAACACATCGGTCGACCAAGCCTACGTCATGCCGTTCGTCGATGACTTCATGGCTGCAAACGAGTACGGATCGGTTCAGTGGACTACCCCGGGCGATCCGACAATGACCTGGAACACCCCCGAAAAAGCGAACACGCTGGTCGCGATTGTGAAGGACTGGCTCGTTGCCGCCGACCCCGATAACCGGACGTACTATGAGGACCGATATGCGTCGTACGTGACGCTGATTGAGGCGGCCGATCTCACCGACGACGAGCGGCAGGCTATCTCGGGACAGGACGTCATCACGATCGTCTGGCAGCGGGATGCCGTCGAGAACTGGCTCGGGCTCAACGTCGTCAACATCTATGCGCCGGAGCACTACCAGGGGGGTAAATACACCGCGGCGAAGCTGGTCGACGATATCAACGCCAATCCCGAGAAGTATGCGAACGTGACCTATATCATCGAGAATATGCAGTCCGGCGAGCTCGGCAAGGGTGTCGAGGAGGCGCTGAACGATAAGGGAATTCCCGTGCAGCGTGTCGTCTTCACGAACTTCCCGAAGTCCGTCCCGGGCGTCGAGACTATCCCGGACGTCATTGTATACAATAAAGGGCTTGTCATGATGCAGACACCCGCCACCACTCCGGCACCGGAGGCTCCTGTCGGCATTCTTGCGGTGCTCGGAGCGGTTGCAATCGGACTCCTCCTCATCTCCCGGAGAGACTGA
- a CDS encoding metal ABC transporter permease, translating into MLEFLIPNNIVCHAVEAMLFASIACAILGVIITQINISSIGFTMAHAAFAGAAVGLFLGMNGTFTAIVFALAVAVLLGPLSDKAKISTDTTLGVLFGMSMAVAIFFISYMQYLGQGFNASSLLFGDVISLYREEIYSLALISVVAILFVVLFYKEITAIIFNKKIAEASGIRVTPIYYGMLFIIALTVALALNIIGGLLLYVWLVTPAAIVYQFCYNVRTMFILAPLTAAAISVSGALTGLEYSLPVGPLTAVIFTGAFLLAVLLSPKRRVTNSKV; encoded by the coding sequence ATGCTTGAGTTTCTTATTCCGAACAACATCGTCTGCCACGCCGTCGAGGCCATGCTCTTTGCCTCGATCGCCTGCGCCATCCTCGGCGTCATCATCACGCAGATCAACATCTCGTCGATAGGATTCACCATGGCGCATGCCGCCTTCGCAGGAGCGGCCGTCGGCCTCTTCCTCGGGATGAACGGAACCTTCACCGCGATCGTCTTTGCCCTCGCCGTCGCCGTTCTGCTCGGTCCCCTCTCGGATAAGGCCAAGATATCAACGGACACGACACTCGGCGTCCTCTTCGGGATGTCGATGGCGGTTGCGATCTTCTTTATCTCCTACATGCAGTACCTCGGGCAGGGGTTCAACGCGAGCAGCCTGCTCTTCGGCGATGTCATCTCCCTGTACCGCGAGGAGATCTACAGCCTTGCCCTGATATCCGTGGTGGCGATCCTCTTCGTGGTGCTCTTTTACAAGGAGATCACCGCCATCATCTTCAACAAGAAGATCGCGGAGGCATCCGGGATCAGGGTGACGCCGATCTACTACGGCATGCTCTTCATCATCGCATTGACAGTGGCGCTGGCCCTGAACATCATCGGCGGCCTGCTGCTCTACGTCTGGCTGGTGACGCCTGCCGCGATCGTCTACCAGTTCTGCTACAACGTCAGGACGATGTTCATCCTGGCGCCCCTCACCGCTGCAGCCATCAGCGTCTCCGGGGCACTGACGGGTCTTGAGTACTCTCTCCCGGTAGGTCCGCTCACCGCGGTCATCTTCACGGGTGCGTTCCTGCTTGCCGTGCTACTGTCGCCGAAAAGAAGGGTAACAAATAGCAAGGTTTAA
- a CDS encoding metal ABC transporter ATP-binding protein, which translates to MNGNGTLIHLDNIYTAYEGAAFPVIRGITLSIRAGEYAIVGGPNGAGKTTLLESMNGMLRLTHGSATVCGLDVRRQGCEVRKRVGYVVQSFFFDPLTPFTTEQVVMMGRYGLLGCLRRPGEADYAAVDRAIRLLGLEDLRDRPIGTLSGGQQQKALIAQNLAKEPEILLLDEPFSNLDLCTRDFVSGVLKDLAKKGIAVVMVSHAFDGLPDGEIRIIVMRDGTLSLDETCRPDEVESRVRKASTVQ; encoded by the coding sequence ATGAACGGCAACGGCACACTGATCCATCTCGATAATATCTACACCGCCTATGAGGGCGCTGCCTTCCCGGTCATCAGAGGGATTACCCTCTCCATCCGGGCCGGTGAGTACGCTATCGTCGGCGGGCCGAACGGTGCCGGCAAGACAACGCTGCTCGAGTCGATGAACGGGATGCTCCGGCTCACGCACGGGAGCGCCACGGTCTGCGGGCTCGATGTCCGGCGGCAGGGATGCGAGGTGCGAAAGCGTGTCGGATACGTTGTGCAGAGTTTCTTCTTCGATCCCTTAACCCCGTTTACTACCGAGCAGGTGGTCATGATGGGCAGGTACGGACTGCTCGGCTGCCTCAGGCGCCCCGGGGAAGCGGACTATGCGGCGGTCGACAGAGCTATCCGGCTCCTCGGCCTCGAAGATCTGAGAGACCGGCCGATCGGGACACTCTCGGGCGGCCAGCAGCAGAAAGCCCTCATCGCGCAGAACCTTGCCAAGGAGCCGGAGATCCTCCTGCTTGACGAGCCGTTCAGCAACCTCGATCTCTGCACCCGGGATTTCGTGAGCGGGGTCTTGAAGGACCTGGCGAAGAAGGGGATTGCGGTCGTCATGGTCTCGCACGCGTTCGACGGCCTGCCCGACGGCGAGATCCGTATCATCGTCATGCGCGACGGAACGCTCTCTCTCGATGAGACATGCCGCCCCGACGAGGTCGAATCACGGGTGCGGAAAGCCTCTACGGTGCAATAA
- a CDS encoding formylmethanofuran dehydrogenase subunit E family protein has protein sequence MHDHQGCKYMHLRKECSIEDLAAFHGHLGPYIVLGYRIGRYVRDTFCDDPFRMSVRVYCSGAPPQSCIIDGIQLGSGCTLGKRNIEIIESDELRCEFTADDRNVTVVPAPFTPPERDADYELHIERIAEAMYGLPDADLFSASVT, from the coding sequence ATGCACGATCATCAGGGCTGCAAATACATGCATCTCCGCAAAGAGTGCTCTATTGAAGACCTCGCGGCATTCCACGGCCACCTCGGACCATATATTGTTCTCGGCTACCGCATCGGCAGATATGTCCGGGACACCTTCTGTGACGATCCGTTCCGGATGTCGGTGCGGGTGTACTGTTCCGGTGCGCCGCCGCAGTCCTGCATTATCGACGGCATTCAGCTCGGAAGCGGCTGTACGCTCGGGAAACGAAACATCGAGATAATCGAGAGCGACGAACTCCGGTGCGAGTTCACCGCCGACGACCGGAACGTGACGGTAGTGCCCGCGCCCTTCACCCCGCCGGAACGCGATGCCGATTATGAGCTGCATATCGAGAGGATTGCGGAAGCGATGTACGGACTCCCCGACGCCGATCTCTTCTCGGCATCCGTCACGTGA
- a CDS encoding MBL fold metallo-hydrolase — translation MMKVTPVWADSLGAKSFCTLVETPDLALMIDPGASILQKGFPAPDAVKEERLRDAWKAITAAAGRATHVAVTHYHHDHYRQERSLYAGKHLYIKSPNAYVNRSQWHRSREFMRWYAASFGGALRESPPGEDTFPDPLQALPLSAVHTGGDTEKRRQQYRRHARRWTTEPWVLPPDEKVVFCDGRTFGIGNTDLRFSAPLFHGIEYASPGFVVALAIEHAARKTVYTSDLMGPLLEDYAAWLIDEAPDCILLDGPPTYLLGHLLSRENFDRCIANLRRIARECPGATILLDHHVTRDTRFRERMEGIYDLAGVTTVAGYLGEEVFADRFAHPGGEE, via the coding sequence ATGATGAAGGTCACTCCCGTATGGGCGGATAGTCTCGGGGCGAAATCGTTCTGTACTCTCGTGGAAACACCGGATCTTGCGCTGATGATCGACCCGGGCGCATCGATCCTGCAGAAAGGGTTTCCGGCACCCGATGCCGTGAAAGAGGAGCGGCTCAGGGACGCGTGGAAGGCGATCACGGCCGCCGCAGGCAGGGCGACGCATGTTGCCGTAACGCACTATCACCACGACCATTACCGGCAGGAGAGAAGCCTCTATGCCGGGAAACACCTCTACATCAAATCGCCGAACGCCTACGTGAATCGGTCGCAGTGGCACCGCTCCCGGGAGTTCATGCGGTGGTATGCCGCATCGTTCGGCGGCGCTTTGCGGGAGTCGCCCCCCGGGGAAGATACGTTCCCCGATCCCCTGCAGGCCCTGCCGCTCTCAGCCGTTCATACCGGCGGGGATACCGAAAAGCGGCGGCAGCAGTACCGGCGTCACGCCCGGCGATGGACGACGGAGCCGTGGGTGCTGCCGCCGGACGAGAAGGTCGTCTTCTGCGACGGTCGGACGTTCGGCATAGGGAATACCGATCTCCGATTCTCCGCTCCCCTCTTTCACGGCATCGAGTACGCATCGCCCGGGTTTGTGGTGGCGCTCGCTATCGAGCACGCAGCCCGAAAGACGGTCTACACCTCCGACCTTATGGGGCCGCTTCTCGAAGACTATGCGGCCTGGCTCATCGACGAAGCGCCGGACTGCATCCTCCTCGACGGCCCGCCGACGTACCTCCTCGGGCACCTCTTGAGCAGGGAGAACTTCGACCGATGCATCGCAAACCTCCGCCGGATTGCCCGCGAGTGCCCCGGGGCAACCATCCTGCTCGACCACCACGTCACGAGGGACACCCGCTTCCGGGAGCGGATGGAAGGCATCTACGATCTCGCCGGTGTCACGACCGTCGCCGGGTATCTCGGCGAGGAGGTCTTTGCCGATCGGTTCGCCCACCCGGGAGGAGAGGAATGA
- a CDS encoding glycosyltransferase has protein sequence MEWSRINTIKDYEPFVETGTIRRIQDKARVIRDLHVIHMNSTYSGGGVSQILSSLVILMNSLDIQTGWRVIHGPPDFFSVTKKFHNALQGGGINLTERKKQIYEQVVCENTVSNHLDHDLVIVHDPQPLPLIRHYRKKSPWVWRCHVDLSSPNREVWNYLLPFIEKYDAVILSCKKYRQNLKTPQLFFMPAIDPLSIVNREMSEKEIDERLNHYGIPTDLPLVVQISRFDRWKDPVGVIQAFRMARKKVDATLVLLGNVATDDPEGAEVYRSLLRNREERIIILSRQDGALVNALQRRAAVVLQKSIREGFGLTVAEAMWKGTPVIGGNTGGIRYQITDGVNGFLVSSVEEAAERIVQLVGNPELAAEMGKAARESVREKFLMTRLVEEYLDLIDAFEANFTLREGFGTR, from the coding sequence ATGGAATGGAGCAGGATAAACACCATCAAAGATTACGAGCCGTTCGTCGAAACGGGGACGATCCGGCGCATACAGGATAAGGCCCGGGTGATCAGGGATCTGCATGTCATCCACATGAACTCGACGTACTCGGGCGGCGGGGTGTCGCAGATCCTCTCGTCGCTCGTCATCCTGATGAACAGCCTCGACATCCAGACGGGGTGGCGGGTCATCCACGGCCCACCCGACTTCTTCAGCGTCACCAAAAAGTTTCACAACGCCCTCCAGGGGGGAGGCATCAACCTGACGGAGCGGAAGAAACAGATCTACGAACAGGTAGTCTGCGAGAACACGGTCAGCAACCACCTGGATCACGACCTTGTCATCGTCCACGACCCCCAGCCTCTCCCCCTGATTCGACACTACCGGAAGAAGAGCCCCTGGGTCTGGCGCTGCCACGTCGACCTCTCCAGCCCCAACCGGGAGGTCTGGAACTATCTTCTTCCGTTCATTGAAAAATACGATGCCGTAATCTTAAGCTGCAAGAAATACCGGCAGAATCTCAAAACACCCCAGCTCTTCTTCATGCCGGCCATCGACCCGCTCTCGATCGTCAACCGGGAGATGAGCGAGAAGGAGATCGACGAACGCCTCAACCACTACGGCATTCCGACGGATCTTCCTCTTGTCGTTCAGATATCCCGCTTCGACCGCTGGAAAGACCCCGTAGGTGTCATCCAGGCATTCAGGATGGCCAGAAAAAAGGTGGACGCAACGCTCGTCCTGCTCGGGAACGTGGCGACGGACGACCCCGAAGGGGCGGAAGTATATCGATCGCTTCTCCGGAATCGGGAGGAGCGGATCATCATCCTGAGCCGGCAGGACGGAGCGCTGGTGAATGCGCTCCAGAGAAGGGCAGCCGTCGTCCTGCAGAAATCCATCCGTGAAGGATTCGGCCTTACCGTCGCCGAGGCAATGTGGAAAGGCACCCCCGTCATCGGCGGGAATACGGGGGGGATCAGATACCAGATCACCGACGGGGTGAACGGATTTTTAGTATCCTCCGTCGAGGAGGCGGCCGAACGCATCGTACAGCTGGTCGGCAATCCCGAGCTGGCGGCAGAGATGGGAAAGGCGGCACGAGAGAGCGTCCGGGAGAAGTTCCTCATGACCCGGCTGGTCGAAGAGTATCTCGACCTTATCGATGCGTTCGAGGCGAACTTCACGCTCAGGGAGGGGTTCGGCACCAGGTGA
- a CDS encoding coenzyme F420-0:L-glutamate ligase, which produces MDIQVLGVRGLPLIHEGDDLSGLIAERVTFEDGDILCIASSVYSKAKGYTRRLTDIVPGEQAERIASGTQEDPRFVQAVIDSSSEILLEYPFILSELPSGHIGVRAGVDHSNIEDGMIIYLPPDPMAAAEEVRDALRDISGRDVRVIITDTCGRAFRRGQTGIAIGWSGMTAINDYRGDTDLFGHVLEITEEAVVDEIAAFANFVMGESHQGVPAVVFRNCGRWKGHDAVYFTPKEDIIRCALKSMEKTE; this is translated from the coding sequence ATGGACATCCAGGTACTGGGCGTCAGGGGTCTGCCCCTGATCCACGAAGGAGACGATCTTTCCGGCCTGATCGCCGAACGGGTCACGTTCGAGGACGGAGATATACTCTGTATCGCCTCATCGGTCTACTCAAAGGCAAAGGGCTATACCCGCCGCCTCACCGATATCGTCCCGGGCGAGCAGGCCGAACGGATAGCGTCGGGAACACAGGAAGACCCTAGGTTCGTGCAGGCGGTGATCGACAGTTCGAGCGAGATTCTGCTCGAGTATCCCTTCATCCTCTCGGAGCTTCCATCCGGCCATATCGGTGTTCGGGCCGGCGTCGATCACAGCAACATCGAGGACGGCATGATCATCTACCTCCCGCCGGACCCCATGGCCGCCGCAGAGGAGGTGCGGGATGCTCTCCGGGATATCAGCGGAAGAGACGTCCGTGTCATTATCACCGACACCTGCGGACGGGCATTCCGGCGCGGGCAGACCGGCATTGCCATCGGTTGGAGCGGCATGACCGCGATCAACGATTACCGGGGGGATACCGATCTCTTCGGTCACGTGCTCGAGATCACCGAGGAAGCGGTCGTCGACGAGATCGCGGCGTTTGCAAACTTCGTCATGGGTGAGAGCCACCAGGGCGTTCCTGCAGTCGTCTTCAGGAACTGCGGGCGCTGGAAAGGACACGACGCCGTCTACTTCACGCCAAAAGAGGATATCATCAGGTGCGCTCTGAAAAGTATGGAGAAAACAGAATAA
- a CDS encoding preprotein translocase subunit Sec61beta: MAKKSGGRLVSSAGLVNYYDSEDRRAIHISPVSVVVAAVVIGAAVFILNALFPVA; the protein is encoded by the coding sequence ATGGCAAAAAAATCAGGCGGGAGACTGGTATCCTCTGCGGGTCTCGTCAACTACTATGACAGCGAAGATCGGCGAGCAATCCACATCAGTCCGGTTTCGGTGGTCGTTGCGGCAGTGGTCATCGGCGCAGCGGTATTCATTCTGAACGCATTGTTCCCGGTTGCGTAA
- a CDS encoding amidohydrolase family protein produces the protein MLPSSYTVTGHALLGEELDEQCVSIIVEDGIIRAIESASRAPDFWIVPAFFNAHTHCGDTVAMDCPCSGSLADLVAPPNGLKHRILAKTPRPRLVEAMHASIQTMVRSGTRGFADFREGGADGVAALYEAAAGLPIAPVIFGREGGERDADGIGISSIRDVEDVERQVAEARRTGRRVAFHAGERDAGDVDEALAYDPDLLVHCTHATDAQLRDCADRAIPIAICPRSNWILGVAATPARPPVQRMLSLGCRVYLGTDNVMFVQPDMLQEMAFLSVVYNISAEEILRAAVAGSELTGRPYFIKEGDPAKITLINPAYGNFRFSENHLATLVRRADASAIEQNVLSMR, from the coding sequence ATGCTGCCCTCCTCATATACGGTCACCGGCCATGCCCTCCTCGGCGAGGAACTTGACGAGCAGTGCGTCAGCATTATCGTCGAGGACGGTATCATCCGGGCGATAGAGTCTGCATCCCGGGCGCCGGATTTCTGGATTGTCCCGGCCTTCTTCAACGCCCATACGCACTGCGGCGATACCGTCGCCATGGACTGCCCCTGCAGCGGCAGCCTCGCCGATCTCGTCGCTCCTCCGAACGGCCTCAAGCACCGGATCCTCGCGAAAACTCCCCGGCCGCGTCTCGTCGAAGCGATGCACGCGAGCATTCAGACGATGGTGCGGTCGGGCACCCGGGGTTTCGCCGACTTCCGTGAAGGGGGTGCTGACGGGGTTGCCGCCCTCTATGAGGCTGCAGCGGGGCTGCCGATAGCGCCGGTCATCTTCGGCAGGGAAGGGGGGGAGCGCGACGCGGACGGGATAGGGATCAGCAGTATACGGGACGTGGAGGACGTCGAGCGGCAGGTCGCCGAAGCGCGCAGAACGGGTAGACGCGTAGCCTTTCACGCAGGTGAACGCGACGCGGGCGATGTCGACGAAGCGCTTGCCTACGATCCCGACCTGCTCGTGCACTGCACCCATGCCACGGATGCCCAACTCCGCGACTGCGCCGATCGTGCAATCCCGATAGCCATCTGCCCGCGCTCGAACTGGATCCTCGGGGTTGCGGCAACGCCCGCCCGGCCGCCGGTGCAGCGCATGCTCTCCCTCGGATGCCGCGTCTACCTTGGAACGGACAACGTGATGTTCGTTCAGCCGGATATGCTTCAGGAGATGGCATTTCTCTCGGTTGTGTACAATATCTCCGCGGAAGAGATTCTGCGTGCGGCCGTTGCAGGATCGGAACTTACGGGAAGACCATATTTTATCAAAGAAGGGGATCCCGCTAAAATTACTCTCATCAACCCGGCATACGGCAATTTCCGGTTCAGCGAAAATCACCTTGCAACACTGGTACGGCGGGCGGACGCATCTGCTATCGAACAAAATGTTTTAAGCATGAGGTAG
- a CDS encoding universal stress protein codes for MVRKILVAVDGSESGERALGKAIEEAKKWDADLHAIYVVESGLFSSLPMDNTLEVIYSLLEKEGEDLLAESRAQAESAGVSLNTHIRQGHAGSEIIALAEELSADLILLGSHGKSEVDRLLLGSVTDYVVRHSRITTTVVRT; via the coding sequence ATGGTTCGAAAGATACTTGTTGCAGTCGATGGTTCGGAGTCGGGCGAGCGGGCTCTTGGTAAAGCCATCGAGGAAGCAAAAAAATGGGACGCCGATCTCCACGCGATTTACGTCGTTGAGTCGGGTCTCTTTTCGTCGCTGCCGATGGACAATACGCTCGAGGTTATCTACAGCCTCCTCGAAAAGGAGGGAGAAGATCTTCTGGCCGAATCCCGGGCACAGGCCGAGTCGGCAGGGGTCTCCTTAAACACACACATCCGGCAGGGCCACGCGGGCAGCGAGATCATCGCTCTCGCCGAAGAGCTCAGCGCCGATCTGATCCTTCTCGGCTCGCACGGAAAGAGCGAGGTCGACCGCCTTCTTCTCGGTAGTGTTACCGACTATGTCGTGAGGCACAGCAGAATCACGACAACGGTGGTGAGAACATAA
- a CDS encoding CBS domain-containing protein: MLVRDHMVADVVCVEIPGNRDDVLRILKRTGISGVPVLKDGQLVGIITRKDLLRKADESQLGLLMTPNPVVIRPDAPLQEAAQVMVRHNIRRLPVVEDGEMIGIISVADLVAAIAQMRLSSSIKDHYVSKTYALWEDTPLTLVGRILEVSGFDAIPILTEDGTLTGIISERDLIRHSRIEDSIEVSDFSNGTDDDEWTWESIRDMHTISYGISKIQLLPIPVKNAMVKNVLAVPLNAEISECALKMKRAKVDQLPVVNGNKRLVAMLFDRELIKALLPEQDSRQNF; this comes from the coding sequence ATGCTTGTCCGTGACCACATGGTGGCCGACGTCGTCTGTGTTGAGATCCCGGGAAACAGGGACGACGTTCTCCGCATCCTGAAAAGAACCGGCATTAGCGGAGTACCCGTCTTAAAAGACGGGCAGCTTGTCGGTATCATCACACGAAAAGATCTGCTCAGAAAAGCCGATGAGTCGCAGCTCGGTCTGTTGATGACACCAAATCCCGTCGTCATCAGACCCGACGCACCTCTCCAGGAGGCTGCACAGGTTATGGTGCGGCATAACATCCGCAGGCTTCCCGTCGTCGAGGACGGCGAAATGATCGGGATCATCAGCGTTGCCGATCTCGTCGCCGCCATCGCCCAGATGCGCCTCTCCAGCTCGATCAAAGACCACTACGTGAGCAAGACCTACGCCCTCTGGGAGGATACGCCCCTGACCCTCGTCGGGAGGATCCTTGAAGTATCGGGGTTCGACGCAATTCCGATCCTCACCGAGGACGGAACACTCACCGGGATCATCTCGGAGCGCGACCTGATCCGCCACTCACGGATCGAGGACAGTATCGAGGTCAGCGACTTCTCGAACGGCACGGATGACGACGAGTGGACGTGGGAGAGCATCCGCGACATGCATACCATCAGCTACGGGATCTCGAAGATCCAGCTCCTGCCGATACCGGTGAAGAACGCCATGGTCAAGAACGTGCTCGCAGTCCCGCTCAACGCCGAGATCAGCGAATGCGCCCTGAAGATGAAACGGGCGAAAGTCGACCAGCTCCCGGTGGTCAACGGCAACAAACGACTCGTTGCCATGCTCTTTGACCGCGAGCTGATCAAGGCCCTGCTGCCGGAGCAGGATTCCCGCCAAAACTTTTAA
- the psmB gene encoding archaeal proteasome endopeptidase complex subunit beta yields the protein MSDISQMTYKGTTTVGLVFKDGVILATEMRATMGNLIASKRAKKIYQITKRVGMTTAGGVGDAQQLVRLMQVESSLYEVRRSKTMSVGAVSTLLSNYLNQNRYYPYYVQLLVGGFDDKGPSIYSVDAMGGATKEEEIVATGSGSPFAYGILEDQYREGMDEAEARDLAVRAVKTAMRRDAGSGGDIMLVVITRDKYEETIERGLQASSVALPTT from the coding sequence ATGTCTGATATTTCCCAGATGACCTATAAAGGTACAACAACGGTCGGTCTGGTCTTCAAAGACGGCGTCATTCTCGCGACCGAGATGCGGGCGACGATGGGGAACCTCATCGCCAGCAAACGTGCCAAGAAGATCTACCAGATCACGAAGAGAGTAGGAATGACCACGGCCGGCGGGGTGGGCGATGCCCAGCAACTCGTCCGCCTCATGCAGGTGGAGTCGAGCCTCTACGAGGTGCGCCGCAGCAAGACGATGTCGGTCGGAGCGGTCTCGACACTGCTCTCGAATTACCTGAACCAGAACCGGTATTATCCCTACTACGTCCAGCTCCTCGTCGGCGGCTTCGACGACAAAGGGCCTTCAATCTACTCGGTCGACGCCATGGGCGGAGCCACGAAAGAGGAGGAGATTGTAGCGACCGGATCCGGGTCACCGTTTGCGTACGGTATCCTCGAGGATCAGTACCGCGAAGGCATGGACGAAGCGGAAGCGCGAGACCTCGCGGTTCGTGCGGTAAAGACTGCCATGCGCCGTGACGCCGGTTCCGGCGGGGACATCATGCTCGTCGTGATAACCAGGGACAAATACGAAGAAACCATCGAACGCGGGCTGCAGGCATCGTCTGTCGCCCTCCCGACAACCTAA